A genomic window from Denticeps clupeoides chromosome 11, fDenClu1.1, whole genome shotgun sequence includes:
- the dhx37 gene encoding putative ATP-dependent RNA helicase DHX37, with the protein MGKMRKRHNWKGRQPSEAPRQREERSSDVVVELGDGLSLKGLDESNALVLPATRARKEKKSADRPAARKQALTKKERKKLEKVLEVKEKKASRAEILGKLADVQLPESELKLLYATARLGTGEKLFHARNAAADAVAPLRISSLSGINRKRKRAEEEEDDEGQEEESKDSPSEDDSSEEECSDEDVKRDEGEEEEKVAAFSEVRGEEEKEEEKEKEGKTEKPSCSKEACQPAVFVPVDRLAEIQEARLKLPVLAEEHVIMEAVRENPCVVLCGETGSGKTTQVPQFLYEAGYASGSGIIGVTEPRRVAAVSMSHRVATEMNLPTGVVSYQIRYEGNVTDGTKIKFMTDGVLLKEIQKDFLLQRYSVVIIDEAHERSVYTDILIGLLSRIVPLRNKRAMPMKLVIMSATLRVEDFTQNQRLFPAPPPVVKVDARQFPVTVHFNKRTAMEDYTGEAFRKTCKIHRMLPSGGILVFLTGQAEVHSLCRRLRRAFPYKPNRECTEGEDRAQGLRHFTRKQRKKPAALPRIDLDNYSALPVEEGDEGDDEEEEDGDEVSDLDLGDNPDDYDEKSDPSIPLYVLPLYSLLAPEQQAKVFRPAPAGTRLCVVATNVAETSLTIPGVRYVVDCGRVKKRFYDRVTGVSSFKVTWTSQASANQRAGRAGRTEPGHCYRLYSSAVFSDFSLFSEAEITRRPVDDLVLQMKDLNIQKVVNFPFPTPPSSEALAAAEQLLVSLGALEEPPREGRVIDLKRARLSCPITPLGRAMAAFPVSPRYAKMLALGQQQDCMPYVIAVVAAMTVREIFDDLDRPVAKDEDGEKVGQRRARLAQNKRLWAGQGQSLLLGDLMVMLGAVGACEFAGCTPKFCEENGLRYKAMLEIRRLRGQLTNAVNAVCPDVGVFVDGKMPPPTPTQVQCLRQVVLSGLGDHLARRVQSEELLDPKWRNGYKTPLLDEPVFIHPSSALFKTLPEFVVYQEVTETTKMYMRGVCAVEADWIPKILPQYCHFSAPQENPGPRYSPDSGRIRCHCESTFFRVGWKLPSVEMDYPEGLERYKLFARFLLEGQVCTKLKPHAACLLSSPATMLKTWAKLQPRTETLLQQLVSEKVDCRDVLLSTWSKNQKYLLSAYLQWVPQSLHQNVIKSWPPI; encoded by the exons ATGGGCAAGATGAGGAAGAGGCACAACTGGAAGGGCAGGCAGCCGTCCGAGGCACCTCGGCAgcgggaggagaggagcagcgaCGTCGTGGTGGAGCTCGGCG ATGGACTGTCCCTGAAGGGGCTGGACGAGAGCAACGCGCTGGTCCTCCCGGCCACTCGAgccaggaaggagaagaagagcgCGGACAGGCCGGCTGCCAGGAAACAGGCCCTCACCAAGAAAGAGCggaagaagctggagaaggtTCTGGAGGTCAAGGAGAAGAAGGCCAGC CGGGCCGAGATCCTGGGTAAACTGGCGGACGTGCAGCTGCCGGAGTCGGAGCTGAAGCTGCTCTACGCCACGGCGAGGCTGGGCACCGGAGAGAAGCTGTTTCACGCCAGGAA CGCCGCCGCCGATGCAGTGGCCCCTCTGCGGATCAGCAGCCTGAGCGGAATTaacaggaagaggaaaagagcggaggaagaggaggacgacgaaGGTCAGGAGGAAGAGAGCAAGGATTCGCCCTCCGAGGACGACTCGAGCGAGGAGGAGTGTTCAGATGAGGACGTGAAACGAGAcgaaggagaggaggaagagaaggtaGCAGCCTTTTCGGAGGTgcgaggagaggaagagaaggaggaggagaaggagaaggaaggAAAGACTGAAAAACCGTCATGTAGTAAAGAGGCGTGTCAGCCCGCGGTCTTCGTCCCCGTGGACCGACTGGCCGAGATACAG gagGCTCGTCTGAAGCTGCCGGTGTTGGCTGAGGAGCATGTGATCATGGAGGCGGTGAGGGAGAACCCCTGTGTGGTCCTGTGTGGAGAGACGGGCAGCGGCAAAACTACACAAGTTCCTCAGTTCCTGTATGAGGCCGGATAtgccag CGGCAGCGGCATAATCGGTGTGACCGAGCCCAGGAGGGTCGCCGCCGTCAGCATGTCTCATCGCGTTGCCACGGAGATGAACTTGCCTACGGG GGTGGTCTCCTACCAGATTCGGTACGAGGGGAACGTGACCGACGGCACGAAGATCAAATTCATGACGGACGGCGTCCTGCTGAAAGAAATACAGAAG GACTTCCTGCTCCAGCGGTACAGTGTGGTGATCATCGATGAAGCCCACGAGCGCAGCGTCTACACGGACATCCTGATAGGGCTGCTGTCGCGCATCGTGCCGCTGCGCAACAAG AGGGCCATGCCCATGAAGCTGGTGATCATGTCCGCCACGCTGCGAGTGGAAGACTTCACCCAGAACCAGAGGCTCTTCCCCGCCCCTCCGCCCGTCGTCAAG gtggatGCTCGCCAGTTCCCCGTCACTGTGCACTTTAACAAACGGACGGCTATGGAGGACTACACTGGCGAGGCCTTCCGCAAGACCTGCAAGATCCACCGCATGCTGCCATCGG GGGGGATACTGGTGTTTCTGACTGGCCAGGCCGAGGTTCATTCTCTGTGCAGGCGACTGAGGAGAGCTTTTCCCTACAAGCCCAACAGGGAGTGCACCG aAGGCGAAGACCGTGCCCAAGGTCTGCGGCACTTTACAAGGAAGCAGAGGAAGAAGCCGGCG GCTCTTCCACGTATAGATCTGGACAACTACTCAGCTCTGCCAGTGGAGGAGGGTGATGAGGGTGacgatgaagaagaagaagatggggACGAAGTCTCCGATCTTGACTTGGGGGACAACCCTGACGATTACG ATGAGAAATCGGacccctccatccctctctacGTTCTGCCTCTCTACTCCCTACTTGCACCGGAACAGCAGGCCAAG GTGTTCCGTCCCGCCCCCGCAGGAACGCGCCTGTGTGTGGTGGCAACTAACGTGGCAGAAACGTCGCTGACCATCCCCGGCGTGCGCTACGTGGTGGACTGCGGCCGCGTGAAGAAGCGCTTCTACGACCGAGTCACCGGCGTCTCGTCCTTCAAGGTCACGTGGACTTCACAggcttcagccaatcagagagcaggGAGAGCGGGCAGGACGGAGCCTGGCCACTGCTACag GTTGTATTCTTCAGCCGTATTCAGCGATTTCAGCTTGTTCTCCGAAGCGGAGATCACGCGCCGGCCGGTGGACGACCTGGTTCTTCAGATGAAAGATCTCAACATCCAGAAG gtggtTAATTTCCCGTTCCCCACGCCCCCGTCCTCTGAGGCGCTGGCTGCTGCTGAGCAGCTCCTGGTTTCACTGGGGGCTCTGGAGGAACCGCCGCGTGAAGGACG GGTCATTGACTTGAAGCGAGCTCGTCTCAGTTGTCCCATAACCCCCCTGGGCAGGGCCATGGCGGCGTTCCCGGTCTCGCCACGTTATGCTAAAATGCTAGCACTGggccagcagcaggactgcatGCCGTACGTCATCGCCGTGGTGGCGGCCATGACAGTCCGCGAGATCTTTGATGACCTGGACAG GCCTGTTGCGAAGGATGAAGATGGTGAGAAGGTGGGGCAGAGGAGAGCCCGACTGGCCCAGAACAAGCGGCTGTGGGCGGGGCAGGGCCAGTCCTTGCTGCTGGGAGACCTTATGGTCATGCTGG GTGCGGTTGGCGCTTGTGAGTTTGCAGGGTGCACCCCGAAGTTCTGTGAGGAAAACGGTCTTCGCTACAAAGCCATGCTGGAGATCCGCCGACTGAGAGGACAGCTGACCAACGCAG TGAACGCGGTGTGTCCTGATGTGGGCGTGTTCGTCGATGGGAAGATGCCGCCCCCCACGCCTACTCAGGTGCAGTGTCTGAGACAGGTGGTGCTGTCGGGGCTGGGAGACCACCTGGCCCGTCGCGTCCAATCAGAGGAGCTCCTGGACCCAAAATGGAGGAATGGATACAAG ACCCCCCTCCTGGATGAGCCGGTGTTCATCCACCCCTCCTCCGCACTGTTCAAAACCCTGCCGGAGTTTGTGGTTTACCAGGAGGTCACGGAGACGACAAAAATGTACATGAGAG GTGTATGTGCGGTGGAAGCTGATTGGATCCCCAAGATCCTCCCACAGTACTGCCACTTCAGCGCCCCTCAGGAGAACCCGGGACCCCGGTACAGCCCTGACTCGGGCCGCATCCGGTGCCACTGCGAGAGCACcttct TCAGAGTCGGCTGGAAACTTCCCTCTGTGGAGATGGATTACCCAGAAGGCCTTGAGCGCTACAAGTTATTTGCCAGATTTCTGCTGGAAGGACAG GTGTGTACGAAACTGAAGCCGCACGCCGCCTGTCTGCTGTCCAGCCCGGCCACCATGCTGAAGACCTGGGCAAA GTTGCAGCCACGCACCGAGACGCTCCTCCAGCAGCTGGTGTCGGAGAAGGTCGACTGCAGAGACGTTCTGCTGTCCACCTGGAGCAAGAACCAGAAGT aCCTGCTGTCAGCGTACCTTCAGTGGGTTCCTCAGTCCCTCCATCAGAACGTCATTAAGAGCTGGCCACCCATTTGA
- the gp1bb gene encoding platelet glycoprotein Ib beta chain, with amino-acid sequence MGGAGGAFVTSLLFCSGLIGAEARCPAPCYCKEGVVDCSGRGLATATLPSAFPGGTVELRLHDNHLTALPVGLLESLSGLRRVSLHGNPWSCDCGILYLRGWLAKQRNEGLLRNVSCSSPPALRGRLVVYLVEEDLLSTCRYWICDLALASQISLAIFVVVQALLLASVIFFLRRFNRLCKEARRTAEESFTGDHASGANEYVMLKDRNT; translated from the exons ATGGGTGGCGCCGGGGGGGCTTTTGTGACGTCCCTGCTCTTCTGCTCGGGGCTGATTGGAGCAGAGGCTCGGTGCCCTGCGCCATGCTACTGTAAGGAGGGCGTGGTCGACTGTAGCGGGCGGGGCCTCGCTACTGCCACCCTGCCCTCCGCTTTCCCCGGGGGAACCGTGGAGCTGCGTCTCCACGACAACCACCTGACGGCGCTTCCGGTGGGACTTCTGGAGTCGCTGAGCGGCCTGAGACGCGTTTCGTTGCATGGCAAcccgtggtcatgtgactgcggGATACTCTATTTGCGAGGGTGGCTGGCCAAGCAAAGGAACGAGGGCCTGTTGAG GAATGTAAGCTGCAGTTCACCTCCAGCCCTGAGGGGGAGGCTGGTCGTGTATCTGGTGGAGGAAGATCTGCTGTCCACCTGTCGCTACTGGATCTGTGACCTGGCGCTGGCCTCTCAGATCAGCCTGGCCATCTTCGTCGTCGTACAG GCGCTTCTTCTGGCCTCTGTCATTTTCTTCCTCCGTCGTTTCAACCGCCTGTGCAAGGAGGCAAGGCGAACGGCCGAGGAAAGCTTCACGGGTGACCATGCTTCCGGGGCCAATGAATACGTGATGCTGAAGGACAGGAACACGTGA